AGTACCGTGTTTCTCAGGGGGAGAGTATCGATGTGGAACGTTTGAATGTAGAGGCTGGGGCGAAGGTGGTCTTCGATGAGGTTTTCTTAACAGCAGTGGAAGGAAAAGTTACCGTTGGATCTCCCTTAGTTATGGGAGCTGCTGTTACCGCCAACGTCATTGGGCAATACAAAGCCCGAAAGGTTATTGCATATAAGTTCAAACGCCGAAAGGGGTATCATCGCACGGTGGGCCATAGAAGGCGGATGACTCGTCTCAGAATTTTGGAGGTTGTTTGCTAAAGAAGGAGAGTACATTATGGCTCATAAAAGAGGGCAGGGGAGCGTTAGGAACGGTCGGGATAGCTGCAGCAAGCGGCTTGGTGTAAAGAAATTTGGTGGAGAGAGCGTCCAGGCTGGAAATATTATTATTCGTCAGCGTGGGACCAAGTTTCTGCCTGGCCACAATGTAGGACTTGGGCGAGATCACACTATTTTTGCCCTTGCTTCCGGGAAGGTTTTTTTCGATCGTGGCAGCCGCCGAGTAAGTGTGGAACAAAGGCAGAATTGACAGGAGCCACGCCGGATGTGTCCCCCCCCCAATAGGGGGGGTTGGGGTTTCCTGCAATCCTGTGCTATCTTTCCCCCGTTGCCTTTCAGGCGGTTGCATCCCTCAGTAGTTTTTCCCTCCGGCGCCGCTTGGCGGGGACTGCATTTGCAGTTTCGCGGATTGGCTGCGGCGTCCTATCCTGCCTTCTTTATGCCTTTTTGGTCCCTTGTGCCTGTAACATTTAGAGCAACGCAAAATGAAGAAACGAAGAGCTGGAAGGGCCACGTCTCTTCCCGCCAGTGGAGTTGTTTAAGAGTGCCCACAGTTCACCATTGAGTGTGAAAAACACCTGGCTTATCCACGCGTTCGT
This DNA window, taken from Candidatus Xiphinematobacter sp., encodes the following:
- the rplU gene encoding 50S ribosomal protein L21 is translated as MAYAVFRTGGKQYRVSQGESIDVERLNVEAGAKVVFDEVFLTAVEGKVTVGSPLVMGAAVTANVIGQYKARKVIAYKFKRRKGYHRTVGHRRRMTRLRILEVVC
- the rpmA gene encoding 50S ribosomal protein L27; amino-acid sequence: MAHKRGQGSVRNGRDSCSKRLGVKKFGGESVQAGNIIIRQRGTKFLPGHNVGLGRDHTIFALASGKVFFDRGSRRVSVEQRQN